From a single Lentisphaerota bacterium genomic region:
- a CDS encoding adenosylcobinamide-GDP ribazoletransferase codes for MAMPAAIRRASKIGCEMRHIFNAFAMLTRLPVRQTDNSDAPWERITGWFPLVGAVIGIPAVLLATVAVAAGSSAHAPMPVAVFVVAIGAAMTGGLHLDGWARCWNAFWVSGTRERRRQIMADPHAGSFGIIGLVLILLLKVTAVAHLVQFTATTDGLLTILYHLWPIVAAPVIGRWALTLLIHATKIPLAHEDGMAAAARQGLTQTQLLLATATAAIFLVPLDPPVAVGALLAAAFSLPMVAWLAVRRIDGLTGDVLGAATELTETLALVTACLI; via the coding sequence ATGGCGATGCCTGCGGCGATACGCCGCGCGAGTAAGATTGGGTGTGAGATGCGACACATTTTTAATGCGTTTGCGATGCTGACCCGTCTGCCGGTGCGGCAGACCGACAACTCTGACGCCCCCTGGGAGCGAATCACGGGCTGGTTTCCGCTGGTGGGCGCGGTCATCGGCATACCTGCCGTCCTGCTGGCGACCGTGGCTGTGGCCGCAGGGTCCAGTGCTCACGCGCCGATGCCTGTCGCGGTATTCGTGGTCGCCATCGGCGCGGCGATGACCGGCGGCCTGCACCTCGATGGATGGGCCCGCTGCTGGAACGCCTTTTGGGTCTCCGGCACCCGCGAGCGGCGGCGGCAGATCATGGCCGACCCGCATGCGGGCAGCTTCGGCATCATCGGCCTGGTCCTCATCCTCCTGTTGAAGGTCACAGCGGTCGCGCATCTCGTGCAATTCACCGCGACCACCGACGGCCTGCTGACGATTTTGTACCACTTGTGGCCGATCGTCGCCGCGCCCGTGATTGGCCGCTGGGCGCTGACCCTGCTCATCCACGCAACCAAGATCCCCCTGGCGCACGAAGACGGGATGGCGGCCGCAGCCCGCCAGGGACTGACGCAGACGCAACTGTTGCTGGCGACCGCCACTGCGGCGATCTTCCTGGTGCCCCTGGACCCGCCCGTCGCGGTGGGCGCGCTGCTCGCCGCCGCGTTCTCCCTGCCGATGGTCGCCTGGCTTGCCGTCCGCCGGATCGACGGCCTCACGGGCGACGTCCTCGGCGCAGCCACCGAGCTCACCGAAACGCTCGCGCTCGTCACCGCCTGCCTGATCTAA